tttaattattataaattttaatttttaataaaataataaaaaaattaaattttaaaaaattttataattataccgtgatgttttaaatttttattaattatattatgaaatttGCTGGGGTAGGAAATGACATGACGATACCATAAATAAacacaaattaattttaactaaaactaaataatgtaataaaaaaatcaaattaattttaactaaattaattttaaaatcaaattatttaaatttgataaaaaaataaaatataattttaaaaacatttttatcaataataaaaattacttttacagtttaaattttcaaatttatttcatCTCTTCTCATATCTATAATTTATGCTTAACTCATCatccaaaattataaaatttatgtcTCAAAAATCTATGTGGCAGTAACTAAGGAGATGGAGGAGCAGCCACAGACTCGAGCACAGAGAGCGGCGGGCAATGAGAGCAGTGGGTAACGCGACAGCGAGAAAAGCAATTGCGCTCCCAATGACGGTGCTCCTGGTGAAGGTGGTTCCCTGGTTGAGGATATGTTGAATTTGTTGTATTGTTTGATGTGAAGTTGTATAATGAATCCACTGCCACGTTGTTGACTCGAACACACGCAGAGAGGTTGCTGCTTGACTTACGATTATGTGACTGATGATGCTACAAATCTACTTGGCAGGAggaatgtggacatgatttccaaGCTTTGGGGTTACTGATTCGGCGCCCTGTCTATTCCAGCTTATCTCATAAGAATGAGTTGCAACAGTGCATCGAGCATGCCAAGTTATGGCTTGTTAACTCCGACCAGCCAATTGAGCCTAATGCTAATGTTACTTATAATTTCTCTATTTGTTATGGGTTTGGTTATGATTATGTGGTTTTTTCAAAAACGTTTTGAATTTGTTAGTTTTGCAGATGCACGACTGAGGGAGAGGATGAATAAGATTATGGCTTAACGTTCCCTTAATTTTGTTTTAGGGACTAtatgttgaattttaaaaaagataaattcattaattatatataaaaaagtaatttaaaaaaaattataagagaaaggttatatgatatattttagaaaattgTAAAACTAATTATTATGTTTTGTAGAGATatgagtaaaattaaaatactttttatatatatctcAAAAAGAGAAGTAATCAATAATTTAAGATAACCTGACATATTTAGGAAGACTGAACAGAACAtagtttcaattaattaaaagaaatgagAGAATAAATTACGAAGAATTACTCCACTAACTATACCTGCGCTTCAACTAATATTGCCGAATAAAGCCTTCAATCAATTAGTTCAAATTGCTTTTGTAATTGTTTTACAACTTTCACTCGTAAACTTTTGTGCTCGTCAAATACGAACACTCACTCTTGCTCTCTGAATCATAGTAGAACAGGAAATTACTTTCAGAAAACATAGTAGAAAATTCGTGTTAAAAAACTGCAGTTTTCTGCTTATGTAGGACCTTTCTGTCTGAACTGGCTAGGGAACTTGTTCATTCCGTTTCCTTCATGTTGTACTCCATTGTCATTTGCAACCAAGCATCAGCTACGTTATGCTGCAAAATATGCAAGCGGCAGCCTCGGATTCATCAAGCTTTCACAGCCAAATATCATGTTGCAATCAGATTAGGACGTTCTGCATACATCAGATTTCCTCATCAGTTCTATGCTCTCAGCAATAGTTGACCCAGCAGTCCCAACAAAACCCAGAGAAGCACAAGAACAAACACTTTCCTCTATGTACAATAGTATATTCGGCAAACTCTGGTAAGAACAATGCATCTTCATCTTCCTCACTCCATTAATCCATGGAATATCTCCAAGCCTCAGGCCTCGCCCTGCAACTGCAATTTTCTTTGCTGTTTGTATCACCAAGTCATCTTCTTCTCTCAGAAAGTGTAACTTAAAATGGTCTAAGTCACTAGCCAAGTCACCTAAGTAACTCCCAGTCCAGTTCCGTTGAGGAAGATCAGTCATTAGAAAAATATGAATGGGTTGTGGATCCGTCTGCTTCAGAGATTCCAACTTTTGTTTCAGGCCCATAAAAGTAGATTCCCAGTGGTTCTTGAACTGACCATCTAATAATCTGAGCTGTGCACAGAGAAAAGGCGCTTTTATGGTCTCCGAAGCAAAAATCTTCCCTGCACTTAAGATTTCAGGAACAAAGGGAAGAAATTTACTTTTCTCGATCAAGGATTGTATTCTTTGATCCCTCTGCACATCATGGATATCAATATACAGCTCTGAACCCTTGTATGGGGCAGTGAAAAGGCTTCCAAAAGCCAGGATAGTGGCAGATTCAGATTCAGAACCTAGTCCAAGTGTCTTATGTACATCTCGGCGCCTCCTAACATATGAaatgttcttcctcttcttgagTTTCTCATCAGGTTGGAATGCATCGAATACTCCATCCTCTTCACCATTTTTGTAAGTCCAAACTGTGGTTCTGCAATCTTCATCTACAGCATACAAACACTTGTCTATGTTACCATTAACCCCAGATAGTACAGATCCACACTGCCTAAGGCTCT
The Manihot esculenta cultivar AM560-2 chromosome 1, M.esculenta_v8, whole genome shotgun sequence genome window above contains:
- the LOC110629261 gene encoding O-fucosyltransferase 30 — its product is MAQILKPPSIFNLRNAAYNLFSLKLEVAKAMNSILNFHKHTTKSWNKKKTSLPYGSPLFLLLISVFSIFFFFVLFSSHSKIPNYVLHNTQYCTRFQTLTGGEKFLWYAPHSGFSNQLSEFKNGILMAGILNRTIVVPPILDHHAVALGSCPKFRVTGPKEIRVSVWDHAIELVKTGRYVSMVDIVDISSLVPSSVRAIDFRIFASLWCSVNKDITCINDLNAQSSLFESLRQCGSVLSGVNGNIDKCLYAVDEDCRTTVWTYKNGEEDGVFDAFQPDEKLKKRKNISYVRRRRDVHKTLGLGSESESATILAFGSLFTAPYKGSELYIDIHDVQRDQRIQSLIEKSKFLPFVPEILSAGKIFASETIKAPFLCAQLRLLDGQFKNHWESTFMGLKQKLESLKQTDPQPIHIFLMTDLPQRNWTGSYLGDLASDLDHFKLHFLREEDDLVIQTAKKIAVAGRGLRLGDIPWINGVRKMKMHCSYQSLPNILLYIEESVCSCASLGFVGTAGSTIAESIELMRKSDVCRTS